Genomic segment of Pseudomonas iranensis:
TTGTACCAGCTGACCCGGCTGCCGAGTACCACGGTCATCGGGTCGGCGAGTTTCAGGCGGGCGATCGAGTAAGCGCCATATTGCTTGATGTGCATGTCCACCGGGCCGCCACGGGAGGCGTTGGCCAGGTAGTAGCTTTCATCCGGCTGCGGGATGTTGTGGTTCGGGTTGAACACGTTCTGACGCTGTGGCAATGCCGCCACCGCGTAGAAGTCGTCCTTGTGCGAACGGCTGGCGTTGGCGCCGACGATCAGTTCGTGCTGCTGGCCGAAGGCGTCGAATTTGCCGTCGACGTAAGCATCGAAACCGTAGTCGCGCTGATCGTAATCATAGGTACTGCCGAGCATCAGCGTGTTGGTGGCGGTCGCGCCCAAGGGAACTGTGCCGCTCGGGAAGGAATATTCCATGTCCTGAGTATTGCGCGAGTACACGCCGGCAACTTTCAGCGACCAGTCATCGTTGAACTGGTGCTTGACGTCGGCGAAGTAGGTGGCGCGTTTGCTGCGCTGGTTGTTCCACGAGGTGTTCAGGCAGGTGGAGCGTTTCAGGTGCAGGTCGGAACCGTCGGCGTAGCGCGGCAGGCCGCCCCAGCACGGGGTGGCGTCGACGTCTTCATAGGCCATGCCCAGACCGAGGGTGGTGTCGGGGCTGAGGTCGAAGTCCAGGGCGCCGTAGTAGATCTGGTCGCGGCGTTCAGCCACATCGTAGAAATACTGACGGGTCTGCTGGGTCACCACGGCGCGGCCACGGACAGTGCCGGCGTCGTTCAGCGGGCCGCCGGTGTCGACCTGGCCGCGATAGTTGTCCCAGGTCCCGGCCGACAGCGACAGCTGCGTGTGCGGGGTGTCTTGGCCGCGCTTGCGCACGAAGTTGACGCCGCCGGCGGTGCCGCCCGCGCCCTTCATCATGCCGGCCGCGCCGCGGAGGATTTCCACGCGGTCATAGATGGCCATGTCGCTGTTGAAGCTGTCCGCCTGCACGTAGCTGCTGCCGATGTCCAGCGGCACGCCGTCGTACTGGTACTGGCCGGTCATGCGGAAACCGCGCGAGTAGAAATACTTGCCGCCCATTGGCGAGTCGTAGACGGTGATGCCCGGGGTCTTCTCCATCACCTGTTCGATGGTGTTGAGGTTCTGGTCATCGAGCATCTTGCGGGTCATCACCGTGACCGACTGCGGCGTTTCCTTCAGCGAGTGCACGCCCTTGCCGATGGTCACGCCGCCGGTGGTGTAGGAGTTGCTGCCTTCGGTGGTGGCGCCGAGGCGGTTGGCGTTGACGTTGGTCGGCGCCAGCTCCATCGCGCTGCCGCCAGTGGCCGGGCCGAGCACGGTGACGGTGTTGCCGTCACGCTGATAGCGAATGCCGGTGCCGCTGAGCATGGCCTTGAGCGACTCGTCATCCTGATAGCGGCCGTTGAGGGCGCTGGAGCGCAGGCCTTGCAGGCTTTCCGGGCTGTAGACGATTTGCAGGCTGGTCTGCTGACCGAGGGTTTGCAGGGCCTGGGCCAGCGGTTGGGCCGGGATGTTCAGGGTCCATTCCTGGGCCTGGACATACGGCGCTGCCGCGAGGGTCAGTGCCAGACCCAGGCCGCTACCGGCCAGGCGTGTGCGGGTCGCGCCGTGCATCAGCAGGGCTCGAGTCAGAGGGCGAAGCATGAAACGGGATGCGGACATGAGGTTAAGACCTTGGCAGGTATAGTTGTTAATGGTTCTTATTCATCTCATTAAGACGAGGAAGCCGCGGCAAACCGGAAAAGTTTTTTCTCCGGCCCGGTCGCGGCTGCCTCGATCAAGCGGTTTGCAGTTCGCTTCTGACCTTGCCGGCCTCCATGCGCACCAGTTGATCGGCGACGTCGAAGTAACGGTCGTCGTGGGAAATCACGATGATGGTTTTGCCCAGACGCTTGAGGTCGGGGAGCAACTCGGTATAGAAAATCCGCCGGAAGGTCGGGTCCTGATCCGCCGCCCATTCATCGAACACCAGCACCGGGCGCTCTTCGAGCCAGGCGTTGACCAGTGCCAGGCGTTTGCGCTGACCGGTGGACAGGTCGGTGGTGCTGAAGGCGCCGTCGCGCACGCTGACCTTGTGCGCGATCTCCAGACGTTCGAGGTAGCGGGTGGCATCCTGCGGCACTTCACGATCGCCCTGGATCAAGTCATCGAACAGGTAGTAGTCGGCGAAGATCGTCGTGAAGTTCTGCCGGTAATCGTCGCGGTTGACCGCAGTGATCGGCTTGTCGTTAACGCGAATTTCGCCCTCGGTCGGCGCGTACAGGCCCAGGAGCAATTTGATCAGCGTGGTTTTGCCGCAGCCGTTCTCACCGACGATAAACACAATGTCGCCCTGTTCGATGCGCAGGTTCACCGGGCCGAGGCGGAACGGTTCGCTGCCTTCGACGGGCGGGAAGGCGTAGCGCACGTTGCGCAGTTCCAGGCTGTTGACGGCGGCTGGCTTGCTGCCCTGATCCTGCAGCAACAGGTGTGGTTCCGGTGAGGAGAACTGTTCGCTGAGTTCGGCGATGCGGCGGAAGGCAATCTGTGCGCGGCTGATGATCGGCAGGGTGCTGATCAGGTGTTCCAGCGGCCCCTTCATGTACAGCAGCACCAGAACGAAACCGCTCATCACCGCTTTGTCGGCACTCGGCCACAGCGATTGCAGGGCCAGGGCCATGCCGATGACCACGAAGAACAGCATCGAGCCAAACGACTTGGCGATGACGAAGGTGTTGATCGATCTGATCTGGGTGTCGCAGATTTTCTCGGCGGTTTTCTGAATGCCGGCGACGAACATGCGCTGGCGACGCGGCCGGTGGATACGCAGTTCCTTGGCGCCTTCGGCAATTGCGTTGTAGTGCTTCTGCAGTTCGTCTTCGCAATCGCGGGCGGCGTAGAAACCGCGCATGCCTTTGGCCCGGGCGATGGCCTGGATGGTGCTGCCGATGGCGATGGCCACCAGCATCATCAGGAACATCGGCCACGACAGCATGGCCAGATAGCCGAGACAACCAAGGGTCACGGTCATGGAGATCGCCAGGGGCGCGAAGGCGAAGGCGAAGTCGCTGATGGTATCGACGTCGTGGGTCAGCACCGGAATCAGGCGATGGCTGCGATAGCGTTCGATCTGGTCGATCGGCGCCGACAGGACTTTCTCCCCCAGTTCTTTGCGCAGTTTGGCGATGATGTGCTGGCCGACGTAGTTGGTGCCGATGTCCGACAGGATCGTGGTCAGCAGGGCCAGGGCGCAGAGGCCGGCGAAGATCATCACCACGGTGCGGGTCAGGCCGTCATCGGAATGCAGGGCGTTGTTGATGGTCGCCAGCAGCACAGTGACGCTCAGGCCGCCGAGCATGCCGAGCACGATGGACGCCGAGACGATCAGGCGGAAGGGCTTGAGCAGGGCGAACAATTCGTTGATCGCCCCACGCGTAGGCTTGGTCATGGAGGATTCCTGCTTCGATGCGGAGGGAGTGCCGGTACTTAAGGAAAACGAATGGTCGCGGAGTTTCTTTAACCGAGCGCAGGCGTGGCTGCGCTCGTCGAGGGCGGGATCAGAGGTCGCGCACTACGCGAAAGCCCAGCCAGTCGCCCTTGCTGGTCGGCCAGCTGCTGTTGCGGTTGCCCGAGCGGGAAAAGATCGGCGCCTCGCCCCAGTCATTGCCGCGCATGACCTGGCGTTCGCAGTTTTCCTGGGTCCATGGGCGACCGTCGGCGGGCACGCCGGAGTAGTCCGGGTGGTAGCAATCGGCTGTCCATTCGTAGACGTTGCCGTGGGCGTCGAACACGCCAAACGCATTGGCCGGGAAGGTGCCGGCCGGCGAGGTGAAGTTGTAACCGTCGGCCGCGCCGTAGGTGTTGGCGTGCTTGGAAATTTGGTAATCCTTGCCCTCATCGAACGGGAACGGGAAAGGCCCGGTGCTGCCGCCACGCGCGGCGTATTCGCGGATCGATTCGCTTTGCAGGCGATAGGCGTGGCCGGTCTTTTTCGACAGCCAGTCGATGTAGCCCTGGGCTTCGGCGACGTTCATGCACACCGCCGGATCGCGGGGCGTCTGTTTGAATTCCGGTTTGCCGGCGGTGCAGCGGCGGCCGGGGCGGTCATCGAAGTCGTAAGGTATGTTGCCGGTCTCGCGCACATAGGCGTCCCATTCGCCCACCAGCACCTGCGAGCGGCTGATAGCGAACGGTTTGCTGAACGTCACGGTGTGCAGCGGGCCTTCGTCGGGTTGGCGGCCGACTTCATCGTCCGGTGTGCCCATGGTGTAGCTGCCGGTCGGCAGCACGACCATTTCCGGGCAGTCCTTGCAGTCCTTGAACACTTTGCCCGCAGCGGGCGCGGTCGCCGCCAGCGCGCTGCCGGGCAACAGCGCAGCGCAGAGGGCGCTTAGCGCCAGTGCGGGCAGGGCTTTGGAGAGGAGTGACGCGTGAGGCTTTTTCATGGGTCGTCTCTTTGAAAGGAAAACGGCAGTCGAGGGTCAGGCACGCAGCTTTTTGCCGAGGATGTCCATGAAGCGATCCACTTCGGCTTCGTTGTTGAGCAAGCCCGGCGCGGTGCGAATCACCGGCCCGACGTCGCGGCTGACCGCGTCGCAGATCACCCGGTTCTGCATCAGCCAAGTAGCTACTTCATCGCTGTCCTGACCCTTGATCCGGAAGAAGGTGAAACCGGCGGAGAACTGCGAGGCGAGCGGGGTCACCAACTCGATGTTGCGGTGCTCCTGCAAGCGTTGCTTGAGGTAACTGTTGAGCTGATGAATGCGCGTCTGCACCTCGGCCTTGCCCAGTTGCAGGTGCAACTTGAAGGCTTCGTCCAGCGCCCAGCGATGCTCGAAAGCGTGGTAGCCGCCCGGGGTCATGATGGTCGAGAAAGCCGTGGCCTCGGAGAAGGTCGGCACGCTGGGGCTGACGTATTTCAGTTCTTCGGTGCGGCTGCAGACGATGCCGGTGCCGCGCGGGCCGAACATCCACTTGTGCGTGCCGGCGATGAAAAAGTCGCAGTTCATCTGCGGGAAACTCAAGTCGTCGACGCCAAAACCGTGCACGCCATCGACCACGTAGATCAGTCGATCCTGGTCGTCGCGCTGGCGGTTGTGCTCGTCGACCAGCCGCGAGATCTCGCTGATCGGCAGCTTCACGCCGCTGCCCGAATGCACCCAGGTCATGCCCAGCACGCGGGTCTCGGGGAGGATATTGCGATTGATCGTGTTGAGCACCTGATCCAGCGAAATGCTCTGCGGGGTTTCGAACAGCTTGAGTTTGCGCACTCGCGTGCCGTCGCGACGGCTGCGGAAATCGAGAATGTTGCGCGTCGAATAATGCTCATGAACCGTGGTGAGAATTTCCTGATCCGCGCGCACTTGCACGCTGCCGTAGATCATCGCCAGGCCTTCGGTGGTGCTGCCGGTCAGGGCGATCTGCGCCGGTTTGGCTTGCAGGTACTGGCCGGCCCAGTGACGCACGTTTTCTTCACGCTTCTCGGTGACGCCCAGATCCCAATCCATCGCCAGACCCGGATTCAGATCCAGCGCCGCGCGATGGCGTTCGATGGCTTCGCGCACCGGTTGGGGATGCGAGGTGACGAGGAAATTGGCGAAGTGAATCGCCTGAGGATCCTGCTCGAACAACTGACGCAACTGCGCCCATTTGTCCCGCGAGGCATTCGGCACAGCAGCGATGGCCGCCGGTGCAGTCAGGCTGGCACCCAGGGGCAGGGCGGCGGCGAGCAGGCCCGCCTGCTTCAGGAAAGTGCGACGATCAGTCATGGTCGAGCCACCTCCTGGCGTGACGCCAGCGCCGGTTTCGCGGCTTTTTGTACCTGATCCCAGACGCGCATGAAGTTGCCGCCCCAGAGCTTGGCGATGTCCGCTTCGGAGTAGCCGCGCTGCAGTAGCTCGGCGGTGACGTTGCGGATCTCGCCGACGTTTTCCCAGCCCTTGATGCCGCCGCCGTCGTTGAAGTCCGAGGCGATGCCGACGTGGTCGATACCGATCTTGCGCACTGTGTAATCGATGGCGTCGCCGAAGTCCTTGAGGGTGGCTTTCGGTTCTTCTTCAAGGATCGCGTAGAGGCCGCTGGCGTACTGGCCGAGCTTCTGTTCCGACCAGGCGGTGATGATCGGATCGCCGGGCATCAGCGCCATCGCCAGGTTGGGCAGCGGCGGCAGATCGAAGCGTGCACGCAGCGCATTGAGTTTGTCCTGCGTGCCTTGGGTCAGCGGTTTCAGGTATTGCGAGAAAGCGACCACTTGCACCACGCCGCCACTGTTCTTGATCAGTTGCAGCTCTTTGTCGCTGAGGTTGCGCGGGATATCCACCGCCGCCCGGGGCGCCGAGTGCGAGGCCACCAGCGGTGTACGGCTCAGTTCGGCGACTTGCTCGAGGGCTTTGGTCGACATCTGCGAAACATCGATGATCACGCCCAGATCGTTCAAGCGCTGCACCGCTTGTTTGCCGATGTCCGACAGACCGTCGAGGGCATCGGGCGAATCATTGAAAAACGGCAGCGGTCGCGATGAGTCGGCCCAGCTGTTGTTGCCGATGTAACTGAAACCGAACATGCGCATGCCGCGCCCGGCCCACAGGTCGAGCTTGCTCAGGTCATTGCCCAGCGGGTAGGCGTTGAGCATGCTGATGAAGATCGCAAACTTGCCTTCGCCGTGCAGACGGCGGAAATCATCTGGCGTGTAGGCGATGCCGGCCTGATTGGGGAAGTCGCGGACAATCCCGGAAATGATCTTGTAGCGCACCTCCTGCTGATTGCGCGCTTCTTCGACAAAACCCTCGGTGGGACGGTGCGGGGCGTTCGGGCCGTTCCACATTTCCGGCCAGCCGAATACCGTCAGCGCCGCGCCGGACAGGCGTCCGCGATTGGCCTTGATGAGGTCGAACTGGCCCGAGCCATCCTTGTCGGCTTCGTGGTCGTGGCTGCCGAAACTCAGCGGCACGGTGATGTGGCTGTCGAACGACAGCAGGCGATCCTGCAACTCCGTCGCCTGTTTCATTACCTTCACCGGGTAGCCGGGGTTGTTCCAGTAATCCCAGGCCAGAAATCCTGCGCCGGCACTGATCGCCAGGGCCAGCGGCAGGCCGATGAATAGAGCCTTTTTCCAACGCGGTTTTGTCATTGCCATCTCATTCAGGTTCGCCGTCGAGGTACAGGCGCAGGGGCCTTTGCTATCTGGGAAGAACGAGTGGCTGCACGGCTAATTTAGGTGTGCGTTACAAATGCCCGGCAGCGGCGCGGGTGATGATTGCCGGCGGCGTAAATTTCCGCGCCGAGCAAACGTCCTAGCTTGGATAAAGCCTGCTTCATGGCTGACACAGGTAGGGCAATGACGATCTCTCGACGCTGGTTCATGGCGGGCATGGCACTCACGGGCGCCGCGCTGCCTGCCGCTTTTTATGCACATCGTGAACTGACTCGCGAGGAGTTTCCGATCACCCCTGGCGAGGCCACGGTCGATCTGGCGGACACTGCCGGGCAACAGCTGGCGGACAATCTGCGCGGGGTCTGGGACATTCGCTTTACCGGTGCGGCGGCCGGGCTTGATGGTCTGCCGGCGCAAGGCCTGGAGCTGTTTCTCGACATTGCCCATCGTGGGCGCGGTTTGCGTGGTTATCTCGACACCGGAGCGAATCTGCGTGCCGACGGGCCTGTGCGTTATCAAGTGATTGGCGATCTGGCACCGGGCAACGGCGCCGAGATGTATTGGCGCCTGCTGCGCACCGATGCGCCGCTTGCGCCGCCGGTGTATGAATTCAAAGTCAAACTGGATGAAGTCTGGGCGGCGTTCGGCAATGCCGGCAGCGCCACGTTCACCGGGCAGGTACTGCGTCTGGATCGGCCGTTGGCCTTGCCCGAGCTGGACAATCAGTTCATCGCTATCAAGCGGCGTTTTCCCGAGGCCCGTGAACGCACCGGGCTTAATCCGCAACTGTTGGCCTGGCTGGTGGCGCCCGAGCATCGTTTGTTCCATCAGCTCTGGCACGCTACCCGCGACAAGTGGCACAAGCTCTCGGAGAAAAAACGCGAAGCGCTGCGCGGCATCGGCTGGCAGCCCGGGCCGCGTGACAAGGAGCGCGACGCCCGTGGGCCAAGCAAGGATCGCAATGGCTCGGGCGTGGATTTTTTCTTTATGCACCGGCACATGCTCGGCATCGCCCGCTCGATGCAGGACTTGCCTTCCTGGCCGGCGTTCCCGCCGCCGCAGCCTGAGCTGGAACGGGACCGCCAAGGCTTCGCGCGTTATTTCGACAACCACGACGGCAACTCACTGCCGCCGACCTGGCTGGCCGAGGGTGATGACGAGTACACCAAATGGGTCAGCGACATCAAAGCGGCGGAGACTTTCCAGAGCAATTTTCTGGTCTGGGAATCGCAGTATCGCGACCCGCGTTATTTGTCGAAATTGACCCTTGGCCAGTTCGGTTCGGAAGTCGAACTGGGCCTGCACGACTGGCTGCACATGCGCTGGGCCTCGGTGGCGCGGGATCCGTCCAACGACATTCCGGTGCCGATGGCGCGTGATCAGGCGGACTTCGCTGCGCGCTGGTATGCGCCGGAAAACGACTTTCTCGGTGATCCGTTTTCCTCCCATGTGAACCCGGTGTTCTGGCGCTTTCATGGTTGGATCGATGATCGCCTGGAAGACTGGTTCCGCGCCCATGAACGTTTTCATCCGGGCGAAGTGAGCCGTTTGGAAGTCAACGGCGTGCCGTGGTTTGCACCGGGACGCTGGGTGGAAGTCGCCGACCCCTGGCTCGGCCCCGACACCCACGGCTGCAGCACCGTGCCCGGCCTGCAAGTCGGACGTTCAGTGGAGATGGACCCGGAAACCATGAAACTGGCGCTGCGCATCACTTTTGGCGACGAAGACAACATGACCGAACTGTTCCGCAAAGTGCCACAGCGCCCCTGGTATGCGCGGCACCTGAAGGTCAAGGGCCGACAGCTCTAGATTGGTTCAACACACACACACACACACACACACTCAGAATAGTTCGCAATCCCCTTGTGGAAGCGAGCCTGCTCGCGAATGCGGTGTGTCATTCAGGTGCATCAGTGCCTGACAGGACCTCTTCGCGAGCAAGCTCGCTCCCACATGGGCCTTGGTCGTGCCGAAAATTTCTGTCCAAACCGAATTCCATTTGTGGGAGCGAGCCTGCTCGCGAATGCGGAGTGTCATCCAGATGCATCAGTGCCTGACAGGACCTCTTCGCGAGCAAGCTCGCTCCCACATGGGCCTTGGTCGTGCCGGAGATTTCGGTCCAAACCGAATTCCATTTGTGGGAGCGAGCCTGCTCGCGAATGCGGAGTGTCATCCAGATGCATCAGTGCCTGACAGGACCTCTTCGCGAGCAGGCTCGCTCCCACATCGGGCCTTGGTCGTGGCGGAGATTTCTGTCCAGACCGAATTCCATTTGTGGGAGCGAGCCTGCTCGCGAATACGGTGTGTCATTCAGATGCATCAGTGCCTGACAGGACCTCTTCGCGAGCAAGCTCGCTCCCACATGGGCATTGGTTGTGCGGAAAATTTCGGTCCAATCCGAATTCCATTTGTGGGAGCGAGCCTGCTCGCGAATGCGGTGTGTCATTCAGATGCATCAGTGCCTGACAGGACCTCTTCGCGAGCAGGCTCGCTCCCACAGGGGGCCTTGATCGTGCCGGAGATTTCGGTCCAAACCGAATTCCATTTGTGGGAGTGAGCCTGCTCGCGAATGCGGGGTGTCATTCAGATGCATCAGTGCCTGACAGGACCTCTTCGCGAGCAAGCTCGCTCCCACATCGGGCCTTGGTCGTGGCGGAGATTTCCGTCCAAACCGAATTCCATTTGTGGGAGCGAGCTTGCTTGCGAATGCGGGGTGTCATCCAGATGCATCAGTGCCTGACAGGACCCCTTCGCGAGCAAGCTCGCTCCCACATGGGTCTTGTTCGTGGCGGAGATTTCGGTCCAAACCGAATGCCATTTGTGGGAGCGAGCTTGCTCGCGAATGCGGTGTGTCATTCAGATGCATCAGTGCCTGACAAGGCCTCTTCGCGAGCAGGCTCACTCCCACATGAGGCCTTGGTCGTGGCGGAGATTTCGGTCCAAACCGAATTCCATTTGTGGGAGCGAGCTTGCTCGCGAAGGCGTCGGTTCAGTCGA
This window contains:
- the pvdM gene encoding pyoverdine-tailoring dipeptidase-like protein PvdM → MTKPRWKKALFIGLPLALAISAGAGFLAWDYWNNPGYPVKVMKQATELQDRLLSFDSHITVPLSFGSHDHEADKDGSGQFDLIKANRGRLSGAALTVFGWPEMWNGPNAPHRPTEGFVEEARNQQEVRYKIISGIVRDFPNQAGIAYTPDDFRRLHGEGKFAIFISMLNAYPLGNDLSKLDLWAGRGMRMFGFSYIGNNSWADSSRPLPFFNDSPDALDGLSDIGKQAVQRLNDLGVIIDVSQMSTKALEQVAELSRTPLVASHSAPRAAVDIPRNLSDKELQLIKNSGGVVQVVAFSQYLKPLTQGTQDKLNALRARFDLPPLPNLAMALMPGDPIITAWSEQKLGQYASGLYAILEEEPKATLKDFGDAIDYTVRKIGIDHVGIASDFNDGGGIKGWENVGEIRNVTAELLQRGYSEADIAKLWGGNFMRVWDQVQKAAKPALASRQEVARP
- the pvdN gene encoding pyoverdine-tailoring periplasmic protein PvdN; this encodes MTDRRTFLKQAGLLAAALPLGASLTAPAAIAAVPNASRDKWAQLRQLFEQDPQAIHFANFLVTSHPQPVREAIERHRAALDLNPGLAMDWDLGVTEKREENVRHWAGQYLQAKPAQIALTGSTTEGLAMIYGSVQVRADQEILTTVHEHYSTRNILDFRSRRDGTRVRKLKLFETPQSISLDQVLNTINRNILPETRVLGMTWVHSGSGVKLPISEISRLVDEHNRQRDDQDRLIYVVDGVHGFGVDDLSFPQMNCDFFIAGTHKWMFGPRGTGIVCSRTEELKYVSPSVPTFSEATAFSTIMTPGGYHAFEHRWALDEAFKLHLQLGKAEVQTRIHQLNSYLKQRLQEHRNIELVTPLASQFSAGFTFFRIKGQDSDEVATWLMQNRVICDAVSRDVGPVIRTAPGLLNNEAEVDRFMDILGKKLRA
- the pvdP gene encoding pyoverdine maturation tyrosinase PvdP; translated protein: MTISRRWFMAGMALTGAALPAAFYAHRELTREEFPITPGEATVDLADTAGQQLADNLRGVWDIRFTGAAAGLDGLPAQGLELFLDIAHRGRGLRGYLDTGANLRADGPVRYQVIGDLAPGNGAEMYWRLLRTDAPLAPPVYEFKVKLDEVWAAFGNAGSATFTGQVLRLDRPLALPELDNQFIAIKRRFPEARERTGLNPQLLAWLVAPEHRLFHQLWHATRDKWHKLSEKKREALRGIGWQPGPRDKERDARGPSKDRNGSGVDFFFMHRHMLGIARSMQDLPSWPAFPPPQPELERDRQGFARYFDNHDGNSLPPTWLAEGDDEYTKWVSDIKAAETFQSNFLVWESQYRDPRYLSKLTLGQFGSEVELGLHDWLHMRWASVARDPSNDIPVPMARDQADFAARWYAPENDFLGDPFSSHVNPVFWRFHGWIDDRLEDWFRAHERFHPGEVSRLEVNGVPWFAPGRWVEVADPWLGPDTHGCSTVPGLQVGRSVEMDPETMKLALRITFGDEDNMTELFRKVPQRPWYARHLKVKGRQL
- a CDS encoding cyclic peptide export ABC transporter codes for the protein MTKPTRGAINELFALLKPFRLIVSASIVLGMLGGLSVTVLLATINNALHSDDGLTRTVVMIFAGLCALALLTTILSDIGTNYVGQHIIAKLRKELGEKVLSAPIDQIERYRSHRLIPVLTHDVDTISDFAFAFAPLAISMTVTLGCLGYLAMLSWPMFLMMLVAIAIGSTIQAIARAKGMRGFYAARDCEDELQKHYNAIAEGAKELRIHRPRRQRMFVAGIQKTAEKICDTQIRSINTFVIAKSFGSMLFFVVIGMALALQSLWPSADKAVMSGFVLVLLYMKGPLEHLISTLPIISRAQIAFRRIAELSEQFSSPEPHLLLQDQGSKPAAVNSLELRNVRYAFPPVEGSEPFRLGPVNLRIEQGDIVFIVGENGCGKTTLIKLLLGLYAPTEGEIRVNDKPITAVNRDDYRQNFTTIFADYYLFDDLIQGDREVPQDATRYLERLEIAHKVSVRDGAFSTTDLSTGQRKRLALVNAWLEERPVLVFDEWAADQDPTFRRIFYTELLPDLKRLGKTIIVISHDDRYFDVADQLVRMEAGKVRSELQTA
- a CDS encoding TonB-dependent siderophore receptor — translated: MSASRFMLRPLTRALLMHGATRTRLAGSGLGLALTLAAAPYVQAQEWTLNIPAQPLAQALQTLGQQTSLQIVYSPESLQGLRSSALNGRYQDDESLKAMLSGTGIRYQRDGNTVTVLGPATGGSAMELAPTNVNANRLGATTEGSNSYTTGGVTIGKGVHSLKETPQSVTVMTRKMLDDQNLNTIEQVMEKTPGITVYDSPMGGKYFYSRGFRMTGQYQYDGVPLDIGSSYVQADSFNSDMAIYDRVEILRGAAGMMKGAGGTAGGVNFVRKRGQDTPHTQLSLSAGTWDNYRGQVDTGGPLNDAGTVRGRAVVTQQTRQYFYDVAERRDQIYYGALDFDLSPDTTLGLGMAYEDVDATPCWGGLPRYADGSDLHLKRSTCLNTSWNNQRSKRATYFADVKHQFNDDWSLKVAGVYSRNTQDMEYSFPSGTVPLGATATNTLMLGSTYDYDQRDYGFDAYVDGKFDAFGQQHELIVGANASRSHKDDFYAVAALPQRQNVFNPNHNIPQPDESYYLANASRGGPVDMHIKQYGAYSIARLKLADPMTVVLGSRVSWYKSDTDSVQYFRGEGTEVNTQSTETGQVTPFAGLLYDLNDNLTAYASYTDIFTPQGSYKTIDGSTLKPLIGQSYELGIKGEWYDGRLNTTFNLFRTIQKDAAQDDLRCEDSSCQINSGKVRAQGFEAEVSGEVIDRLQLLAGYTYTQTKVLEDADATQDGAVYNSYVPRHLLRVWGDYALSGPLDRVTIGAGVNAQTGTYRVSPLGGDNVDGAGYAVWNGRIGYRIDDTWSVALNGNNLFDKRYYATIGTEGFGNFYGDPRNFVMSVKADF
- the pvdO gene encoding dihydropyoverdine dehydrogenase — encoded protein: MKKPHASLLSKALPALALSALCAALLPGSALAATAPAAGKVFKDCKDCPEMVVLPTGSYTMGTPDDEVGRQPDEGPLHTVTFSKPFAISRSQVLVGEWDAYVRETGNIPYDFDDRPGRRCTAGKPEFKQTPRDPAVCMNVAEAQGYIDWLSKKTGHAYRLQSESIREYAARGGSTGPFPFPFDEGKDYQISKHANTYGAADGYNFTSPAGTFPANAFGVFDAHGNVYEWTADCYHPDYSGVPADGRPWTQENCERQVMRGNDWGEAPIFSRSGNRNSSWPTSKGDWLGFRVVRDL